Proteins encoded in a region of the Balaenoptera musculus isolate JJ_BM4_2016_0621 chromosome 5, mBalMus1.pri.v3, whole genome shotgun sequence genome:
- the CFAP99 gene encoding cilia- and flagella-associated protein 99 yields the protein MRPGGGEKGGSGAPAEPADRVPPGKMAYYGKCIETVIKLLDQFKPEKESPEQFLEAAATSLQTLSPQEQAFIMEVLSGCLEYRKLLTVVVDAFYVQDGRLCLWADYSLFEVICYLATFQLEELGFQLFCSIMKSQPVHKVCKFLGFLFNPLNLGSWIKDEWSLIYETTHVKERWIDPLMRWQPEVQELINQLQGALTNQPPLPKTKAKVTEPKEFNLTAPRPRAIPVPEPVPVVAKTRPVPRSTYRPPKEQRLLEMTKRYNRRKAEELLLRASVEEMRCAGPRSRGEPPVEDSKKKLRLRFPPRIVKAPKLTFYRPNDASPVKLNAAAILREGALYQRQVERELQRVDKLVDGAGDLSEFLRWQRKMQAKDREEQLATGECRRLRGKLSHEEAVLARQQAVQEKKQKADQKKEETAELMQQCAERRLQEEKSMKELVEQVMETQKNVKVAQTKLLKGRRQMVQEVIDESRELLQRSAEVAKEEQRRRCELISQLRALETQPTRKGKLVDLTQIPGYGLEGEMSVVELRERLALLKETQRCKEEEKRDQIIQGKRAKSRALQNTVEQISLCRAAMGRSAALRWEEKKAQSAAAGAPSRDERVLELQRRIREKAAERRGQEALLHVPAPRAARPKQQAQLEAQRRLEMEQSRERRMRALQRGGSAGGPARCLGAV from the exons ACCCTGAGCCCCCAGGAGCAGGCGTTCATCATGGAAGTTCTGTCCGGGTGCCTCGAGTACCGGAAGCTGCTGACCGTCGTGGTGGACGCCTTCTACGTGCAGGACGGCCGGCTCTGCCTGTGGGCCGATTACAGCCTCTTTGAGG TGATCTGCTACCTGGCCACTTTCCAGCTGGAGGAGCTCGGCTTTCAGCTCTTCTGTAGCATCATGAAGTCCCAACCCGTCCACAAGGTGTGCAAG TTCCTTGGGTTCCTCTTCAACCCCTTGAACCTGGGCTCATGGATCAAGGATGAGTGGAGCCTCATCTACGAGACCACCCACGTGAAGGAGCGCTGGATCGACCCCCTGATGAG GTGGCAGCCGGAGGTCCAGGAGCTGATCAACCAGCTGCAGGGGGCGTTGACCAATCAGCCCCCTCTTCCAAAGACCaaggccaaggtcacagagcccaAGGAGTTCAACCTGACTGCCCCCAGGCCCCGCGCCATCCCAGTGCCTGAGCCAGTCCCCGTGGTGGCCAAGACCAGACCA GTCCCCAGGAGCACCTACCGGCCGCCCAAGGAGCAGCGGCTCCTGGAGATGACCAAGAGATACAATCGCCGGAAGGCCGAG GAGCTCCTGCTACGGGCCAGCGTTGAGGAGATGCGGTGCGCGGGGCCCAGGTCCCGCGGGGAGCCCCCAGTGGAG GACTCCAAGAAGAAGCTGCGGCTCCGATTTCCACCCCGAATCGTCAAGGCTCCGAAACTGACCTTCTACAGG CCCAACGACGCCTCCCCGGTCAAGCTGAACGCTGCTGCCATCCTGCGAGAAGGGGCCTTATACCAGCGGCAGGTGGAGAGAGAGCTGCAGAG GGTGGATAAGCTCGTGGACGGGGCCGGGGACCTCTCCGAGTTCCTCAGGTGGCAGAGGAAGATGCAGGCAAAGGACCGGGAGGAGCAGCTGGCCACAGGCGAGTGCCGGAGGCTGCGGGGGAAGCTCAGCCACGAGGAGGCCGTCCTGGCGCGGCAGCAGGCGGTGCAGGAGAAGAAGCAGAAGGCCGACCAGAAGAAGGAGGAG ACAGCTGAGCTGATGCAGCAATGTGCCGAGAGGCGCCTCCAAGAGGAAAAGTCCATGAAGGAGCTGGTGGAGCAGGTGATGGAGACGCAGAAGAACGTCAAGGTGGCGCAGACAAAGCTCCTGAAGGGCCGACGGCAGATGG TTCAGGAGGTGATAGACGAGAGCCGGGAGCTGCTACAGCGCAGTGCAGAGGTGGCCAAGGAGGAGCAGAGGCGGCGCTGTGAGCTCATCTCCCAGTTGCGAGCCCTGGAGACTCAGCCCACGCGCAAGGGCAAGCTGGTGGACCTGACCCAG ATCCCCGGCTATGGCCTGGAAGGGGAGATGTCGGTCGTGGAGCTGCGCGAGCGGCTGGCCCTGCTCAAGGAGACCCAGAGGtgcaaggaggaggagaagcgaGACCAGATCATCCAGGGCAAGCGCGCCAAGAGCCGGGCGCTGCAGAACACGGTGGAGCAGATCTCGCTGTGCCGCGCGGCCATGGGGAGGTCTGCAGCCTTGAG GTGGGAGGAGAAGAAGGCGCAGTCGGCGGCCGCGGGAGCGCCCTCCCGGGACGAGCGGGTGCTGGAGCTGCAGCGCAGGATCCGGGAGAAGGCGGCCGAGCGCCGCGGGCAGGAGGCACTGCTGCACGTGCCGGCGCCGCGGGCAGCTCGCCCCAAGCAGCAG GCGCAGCTGGAGGCGCAGCGCAGGCTGGAGATGGAGCAGAGCCGGGAGCGCAGAATGCGGGCGCTGCAGCGGGGAGGCTCGGCAGGCGGGCCCGCTCGCTGCCTGGGTGCCGTCTGA